The Nitrospiraceae bacterium genome has a window encoding:
- a CDS encoding CBS domain-containing protein, producing MTGPSGPRVSEYMHRQLETLSEETTAAVAAARMRDQRIGSLLVESLNRPQRDCRITGIVTETDLIVKVMAKGLDASTTTLGQIMSSPLLTIAADRPMLDSGHLMDQRHVRHLAVTEGNDIVGIVSVRDLVRHFMQADSGPVQALNDVYRPLSILMRTDIATIDTRDSLASAIEVMAARKIGSVFVREAGELVGILTETDIVRRAMAEKNDPKTVTVGSLLTYPLLDIDVNRSIRDACEVMTKQQVRHLAVTDKQKIVGVISIRDLVKMAAARDRPEFLRRS from the coding sequence ATGACGGGACCATCGGGACCGCGTGTCAGCGAGTATATGCACCGCCAATTGGAGACCCTATCTGAGGAAACCACCGCCGCCGTCGCGGCCGCCCGCATGCGGGACCAACGGATCGGCTCGCTGCTGGTCGAGTCGCTCAATCGCCCGCAACGCGATTGCCGGATCACCGGCATCGTGACCGAAACCGACCTCATCGTGAAGGTCATGGCGAAGGGACTCGACGCCTCGACGACCACGCTCGGACAGATCATGAGCAGCCCGCTCCTCACCATCGCGGCGGATCGGCCCATGCTCGATAGCGGCCATCTGATGGACCAGCGTCACGTGCGCCACCTGGCGGTCACCGAAGGGAACGACATCGTCGGCATCGTCTCGGTGCGGGACCTCGTTCGGCACTTCATGCAGGCCGACAGCGGCCCCGTGCAGGCACTCAACGACGTGTACCGCCCCTTGAGCATCCTCATGCGCACGGACATCGCGACGATCGATACGCGCGATTCGCTGGCCTCGGCCATCGAGGTGATGGCGGCGCGCAAAATCGGTTCCGTGTTCGTGCGCGAAGCGGGCGAGTTGGTCGGCATTCTGACCGAGACCGACATCGTGCGCCGGGCCATGGCGGAAAAGAACGATCCGAAGACCGTCACGGTCGGTTCCCTGCTGACCTATCCCCTGCTCGATATCGACGTGAACCGTTCCATCCGCGACGCCTGCGAAGTCATGACCAAACAGCAGGTGCGGCACCTGGCCGTGACGGATAAGCAAAAGATCGTCGGCGTCATTTCGATTCGCGATCTGGTCAAGATGGCCGCCGCGCGCGACCGACCGGAATTTTTGCGGCGAAGCTAA
- a CDS encoding FABP family protein, whose amino-acid sequence MSQDVVAQLGPLAALAGVWEGTKGEDIAPSDGRGTEENKFRERMTFDPFGPVRNHEQVLYGLRYATTAWRVGEDQPFHEELGYWLWDPADKQVLRCFMVPRGVTILAGGTAEPTATSFSLAADVGSPTYGICSNKFLDREFKTERYELTVTLLDRERMRYEEDTQLRMPGRKELFHHRDSNTLTRVKS is encoded by the coding sequence ATGAGTCAGGATGTGGTGGCGCAGTTGGGGCCTTTGGCGGCCTTGGCCGGGGTGTGGGAAGGAACCAAGGGAGAGGACATCGCCCCGTCGGATGGTCGCGGGACGGAAGAGAACAAGTTTCGGGAACGCATGACGTTCGATCCGTTCGGGCCGGTGCGGAATCACGAACAGGTGCTCTATGGGTTGCGGTATGCGACGACCGCCTGGCGTGTCGGGGAAGACCAGCCGTTCCATGAGGAATTGGGCTATTGGCTCTGGGATCCGGCGGACAAGCAGGTGCTGCGCTGTTTCATGGTGCCGCGCGGCGTGACGATCCTTGCGGGAGGGACAGCCGAACCGACAGCCACTTCGTTCTCGCTGGCGGCGGACGTGGGCTCGCCGACGTACGGCATCTGTTCGAATAAGTTCTTGGATCGGGAATTTAAGACGGAACGTTATGAATTGACGGTTACGCTGCTCGACCGCGAGCGGATGCGGTATGAGGAAGATACGCAACTCCGCATGCCGGGCCGAAAAGAACTGTTCCACCATCGAGACAGCAACACGCTCACGCGGGTCAAGTCCTAG
- a CDS encoding cytochrome c, translating to MARSAGRFARLSILSLILCGPTLAGPTDAGVPEQKPQLGAQAEAGRNIFNGVGRCSTCHGLDAVHDQLPSDLSPNLRKTVAAMNPPPSDLRNRSRLTLATDKQRFDVIRHGRLRTAMHPISEAALSDEQILSLLAYLAALRQNGTHEAPTKPASAPAGDIASGQRLFHELGGCYICHGLEGNPANRPKLSDKLRQELARLQPPPTDLRNLDQLKTSDDLERFRSIKYGHPGTAMFPKKLLRDEDIWDLIAYIDTLPNAKR from the coding sequence ATGGCACGATCGGCCGGCCGATTCGCTCGTCTATCGATTCTCTCGCTGATCCTCTGTGGGCCGACGCTCGCGGGGCCGACCGATGCCGGAGTCCCCGAGCAGAAGCCGCAGCTCGGGGCACAGGCAGAAGCGGGGCGAAACATCTTCAACGGGGTCGGGCGCTGCTCCACTTGCCATGGCCTGGACGCAGTCCACGACCAGCTTCCCTCCGATCTTTCTCCGAACCTGCGCAAAACCGTCGCGGCGATGAATCCCCCGCCTTCCGACCTTCGGAACCGGTCAAGGCTCACGCTCGCCACCGATAAGCAGCGCTTCGACGTGATCCGGCACGGCAGGCTCCGCACCGCCATGCACCCGATTTCCGAGGCGGCCCTGTCCGACGAACAGATCCTGTCGCTCCTGGCCTACCTCGCCGCGCTCCGGCAGAATGGAACACACGAGGCGCCGACCAAGCCGGCCAGTGCGCCCGCCGGCGACATCGCATCCGGACAGCGCCTGTTCCACGAACTCGGCGGCTGCTACATCTGCCATGGGCTGGAAGGAAACCCTGCGAATCGACCGAAGCTCTCCGACAAACTGCGCCAGGAACTCGCGCGACTGCAGCCGCCCCCCACCGACCTGCGCAATCTCGATCAGCTCAAGACCAGCGACGACCTGGAGCGATTCCGCAGCATCAAGTACGGCCACCCCGGCACGGCCATGTTCCCGAAGAAACTCTTGCGGGACGAGGACATCTGGGACCTGATCGCGTACATCGATACGTTGCCCAACGCCAAACGCTGA
- a CDS encoding DUF1579 domain-containing protein, with amino-acid sequence MRRSYAMILCLCALLMAAPATAKEKKGGKAMDKEAMMELWKQMATPGEPHKLLASLAGSWTTKAKEWMEPGKPAMESEGTAEIKTLMDGRFIYQEYQGQMMGQPFSGIGIDGYDNMKKKYVTAWMDSMGTGLFIMEGTAGADGKTITLKGSHPEPGGGQMHHRAVWKIADNNQTFEMYGTHHGQKESKVLEITYTRKP; translated from the coding sequence ATGCGACGCTCATATGCCATGATCCTGTGCCTCTGTGCGTTGTTGATGGCGGCTCCCGCCACGGCCAAGGAGAAGAAGGGCGGCAAGGCCATGGATAAGGAGGCGATGATGGAACTGTGGAAGCAGATGGCCACGCCCGGCGAGCCGCACAAATTGCTGGCAAGCCTGGCTGGCAGTTGGACGACCAAAGCCAAGGAGTGGATGGAGCCGGGCAAGCCCGCGATGGAATCGGAGGGAACCGCCGAGATCAAGACCCTGATGGACGGCCGATTCATCTATCAGGAGTATCAGGGCCAGATGATGGGGCAGCCCTTCTCCGGTATCGGGATCGATGGCTACGACAACATGAAGAAGAAGTATGTCACTGCCTGGATGGACAGCATGGGCACGGGCCTCTTTATTATGGAAGGCACGGCCGGAGCCGACGGCAAAACCATCACGCTGAAGGGCTCGCATCCGGAACCGGGCGGAGGCCAGATGCATCATCGCGCGGTCTGGAAGATCGCGGACAACAACCAGACCTTCGAGATGTACGGCACGCACCATGGGCAGAAGGAATCGAAGGTGCTCGAGATCACCTACACGAGGAAGCCGTAA
- a CDS encoding tetratricopeptide repeat protein has protein sequence MASCLRLALLLLALICAARPSPVSATLAPKTAPIYVEGLDALADGRWPEAVGAFSRALEQTGDDPDIVLARGVAETLAEDFPRALKDLERAKRLGSRGREPELWTYVTEAMSGIIAVPDHALGGGPRGVPSGRPAVVSIPGHIAQGQDDYSTEYGSFIIYRLGMEYQKHRLPADYGGSGHPEGTKSPQMRQAMREAGRLFAERQYRRPELSSINVARAKKSEGTVAATGNLSHIERALAANPGDPDAHLQAAKAWLEAGRPASARKAFTIALTFKSDLADAYLGRATAAARLGDESRMEADLAVYKKGGWLSTRSSRSAVEDELRNYKAKGSSEALLRELHEQAQAGKPLEVLIETASRLHRVAGEQRRRYDELYQDRIRELEDAVRDNPKHPDRLVELAGYLVSESDNRGEKVEPRREIQPYRFQTSREQELQRAIQLADRALSLNAKHVGAMMQKAVALTALKQYNQADTLADQALNLAGNNADALRLYAKFRAMRANQMSSEAWGLRQERCSSSSHEETRSDGVYRVTSTTCYPPSQADLQRASQLEATATELRRRARSALEKAAAVTKGTVDGDMILADLALWDGKPAEAQAYLEQAVKRDPKSLEAQDRLVQHYAQTGQMEKAEEQRVIAANLVQTTAAPLLRLAWNRTEKTAWQGAKNYLARAGAIDPVDARIPAYLGVVHEGDDKPSDAGAQYRVALALEEARLKLDDLSGQKGADPGRDAMEFGAAIQARLHLARLTAAAGNQADALAHYQAILGYERRLGRGFESRQMFTALWPDQQPEGGALVPVPKNAATLIAEAHLQSGKLLAATGKREEAIEHLRSAAMAGPLKMAGMPKIGNAKGDTNYSGLAGAPAQEAQILLAKELIAKGDVEGARAMLYEAGNGVPDHLRKEINAINQAMTRLPSTPTPDPYANPKEEQDYLGQLRQQQEAHARRQMERNAERQAQRERDLARHTLMRLPPLATVVPSLVGRWEMAPDNPSASKRTLTIGRDSTYSLVTNPDGATIRGTAYLQGNPRGRRNREEPSQGQIMLYDEASGQIGSMVYELNDDGTLLLTGASGTKYVTRRMQ, from the coding sequence ATGGCCTCATGTCTGCGTCTTGCGCTCCTGCTGTTGGCGCTGATCTGCGCCGCCCGGCCTTCACCGGTCTCAGCAACCCTCGCTCCGAAAACTGCTCCCATCTATGTGGAAGGGTTGGATGCGCTCGCCGACGGCCGCTGGCCCGAGGCGGTGGGAGCCTTTTCACGCGCATTGGAGCAGACAGGGGACGATCCCGATATCGTGCTGGCCCGCGGAGTGGCCGAAACGCTGGCCGAAGATTTTCCCCGGGCATTGAAGGACTTGGAGCGCGCCAAACGCCTCGGCTCTCGCGGACGCGAACCGGAGCTCTGGACCTACGTCACCGAGGCCATGAGCGGCATCATTGCCGTGCCGGACCATGCGCTGGGGGGCGGTCCGAGAGGAGTGCCGTCCGGTCGCCCCGCAGTGGTGAGCATCCCCGGCCACATTGCCCAAGGCCAGGACGACTACTCGACCGAGTATGGCTCCTTCATCATCTACCGCCTCGGCATGGAGTATCAGAAACATCGGCTGCCGGCGGACTACGGAGGCTCAGGGCATCCCGAAGGAACGAAAAGTCCGCAGATGCGGCAAGCCATGCGTGAAGCGGGCCGGCTGTTCGCCGAACGGCAATACCGCCGCCCCGAACTGAGCTCGATCAACGTCGCGCGCGCGAAGAAATCGGAAGGAACCGTCGCGGCAACGGGCAATCTCTCCCATATCGAGCGCGCCCTGGCGGCCAACCCCGGCGATCCCGACGCGCATCTCCAGGCAGCCAAGGCCTGGCTCGAGGCAGGCCGCCCCGCCAGCGCGAGGAAAGCATTCACGATCGCGCTCACGTTCAAGAGCGACCTGGCCGACGCCTACTTGGGGCGCGCCACCGCCGCGGCGAGACTGGGCGACGAGTCCAGGATGGAAGCGGACCTGGCCGTATACAAGAAGGGCGGCTGGCTTTCCACCAGATCCTCACGCTCGGCGGTGGAAGACGAGCTGCGCAACTACAAGGCGAAAGGCTCGAGCGAGGCGCTCCTGCGGGAACTGCACGAGCAGGCGCAAGCGGGAAAACCGCTGGAGGTCTTGATTGAAACTGCGTCCCGCCTGCACCGCGTCGCGGGCGAGCAGCGGCGCCGTTATGACGAGCTCTACCAAGACCGCATTCGCGAGTTGGAAGACGCAGTCCGCGACAATCCCAAGCACCCGGACCGGCTGGTCGAGCTGGCCGGCTATCTCGTCTCCGAGTCGGACAATCGCGGCGAAAAGGTCGAACCTCGCCGGGAAATCCAGCCCTACCGGTTTCAGACTTCGCGCGAGCAGGAATTGCAACGGGCCATTCAACTCGCGGATCGAGCCTTGTCCCTCAACGCCAAACACGTCGGCGCGATGATGCAGAAAGCCGTGGCCCTGACCGCGCTGAAGCAATACAACCAGGCCGATACCTTGGCCGACCAAGCCTTGAACCTGGCCGGGAACAACGCCGACGCATTGCGGCTCTATGCGAAGTTTCGAGCCATGCGCGCGAACCAGATGTCGAGCGAGGCCTGGGGGCTGAGGCAAGAACGGTGCAGCAGTTCGTCGCACGAGGAAACCCGCAGCGACGGCGTCTATCGCGTCACCTCCACCACCTGTTACCCGCCGTCGCAAGCAGACCTGCAACGGGCCTCGCAACTGGAAGCGACCGCAACCGAACTGCGGCGGCGCGCCAGGTCTGCACTGGAAAAGGCCGCGGCGGTCACGAAGGGCACGGTCGACGGCGACATGATCCTGGCCGACTTGGCGCTGTGGGACGGCAAGCCGGCCGAGGCGCAGGCCTATCTCGAACAGGCGGTCAAACGCGATCCGAAGTCTCTCGAAGCGCAGGATCGACTGGTCCAACATTACGCGCAGACCGGGCAGATGGAGAAGGCCGAGGAACAGCGAGTGATCGCCGCGAACCTGGTCCAGACCACCGCGGCACCGCTGCTTCGGCTGGCGTGGAACCGAACCGAGAAGACCGCCTGGCAGGGCGCCAAGAACTACCTCGCACGAGCGGGCGCGATCGACCCGGTGGATGCGCGCATCCCGGCTTATCTGGGAGTAGTCCATGAAGGCGACGACAAACCGAGCGACGCGGGGGCACAGTATCGGGTTGCACTTGCGCTGGAAGAGGCGCGCCTCAAGTTGGATGATCTGTCCGGTCAGAAGGGCGCCGACCCTGGCCGGGACGCCATGGAATTCGGTGCGGCCATCCAAGCGCGATTGCACCTTGCCAGGCTGACGGCAGCAGCCGGCAATCAGGCAGACGCGCTGGCCCACTATCAAGCGATCCTCGGCTACGAACGGCGTCTGGGCCGCGGCTTCGAGTCACGCCAAATGTTCACCGCGCTCTGGCCCGACCAGCAACCAGAGGGAGGAGCCCTGGTGCCGGTCCCCAAGAATGCGGCGACCTTGATTGCCGAGGCTCATCTGCAGAGCGGAAAACTCCTGGCCGCGACGGGCAAACGGGAAGAAGCCATCGAACATCTCCGTAGCGCCGCCATGGCCGGACCGCTCAAGATGGCCGGCATGCCCAAGATCGGCAACGCCAAGGGCGATACGAATTACAGCGGCCTCGCCGGAGCCCCGGCGCAAGAAGCTCAAATTCTCCTGGCGAAAGAATTGATTGCGAAAGGCGATGTCGAAGGGGCGCGGGCCATGTTGTATGAGGCAGGCAACGGGGTGCCGGACCACCTGCGCAAGGAAATCAACGCGATCAACCAGGCGATGACTCGACTGCCTTCCACGCCGACCCCGGATCCCTATGCCAATCCGAAGGAAGAGCAGGACTATCTGGGACAGCTCCGTCAACAGCAAGAGGCGCACGCCCGCAGGCAAATGGAACGGAATGCAGAGCGGCAGGCACAGCGCGAACGGGATCTGGCTCGCCACACCCTGATGCGGCTTCCTCCGCTGGCGACCGTCGTGCCGAGCCTAGTGGGCCGATGGGAAATGGCTCCGGACAATCCATCCGCGTCGAAACGCACGCTCACGATCGGCCGCGACTCCACGTACAGCTTGGTCACGAATCCGGATGGCGCCACGATCCGGGGCACGGCCTACCTGCAAGGCAATCCACGTGGACGCCGCAACAGGGAAGAGCCCTCGCAGGGCCAGATCATGCTGTACGACGAGGCATCGGGGCAGATCGGCTCGATGGTCTACGAACTCAACGACGACGGCACCCTGCTCCTCACCGGCGCCAGCGGAACGAAGTATGTCACGCGGAGAATGCAGTGA
- a CDS encoding MoaD/ThiS family protein codes for MVRVILPQHLRTLARVEGELSLEMVGPVTQRSVLDALEARFPMLRGTIRDHATKRRRPFIRFFACEQDLSHEPDDKPLPDAVAQGQEPLLVVGAMAGG; via the coding sequence ATGGTGCGCGTGATTTTACCGCAACATTTGCGAACGCTGGCGAGGGTCGAGGGAGAGCTGTCGCTGGAGATGGTCGGGCCTGTGACGCAACGGTCGGTGCTCGATGCGCTGGAGGCGCGGTTTCCGATGCTGCGGGGTACCATCCGCGACCATGCAACCAAGCGGCGGCGGCCGTTCATCCGGTTCTTTGCCTGTGAACAGGATCTCTCCCACGAGCCGGACGACAAGCCGTTGCCCGATGCCGTGGCGCAGGGGCAGGAGCCGTTGCTGGTCGTCGGCGCGATGGCCGGCGGGTAA
- a CDS encoding peptide chain release factor 3: MPTDTSLSQTELATATAKRRTFAIISHPDAGKTTLTEKLLLYSGMIRTAGMVRGRKGGKATSSDWMGMEQERGISITASAMQFPYKDAVVNLLDTPGHQDFSEDTYRTLTAADSAIMVIDAAKGVEAQTLKLFAVCRLRRIPVLTLVNKMDLPGRPPLDLMTEVEQALNIHASAVNWPIGSGQDFAGIVNRADSLVHLFSRTAHGGATKVGVDTVPFEEFVRSVRVHPEILDQVRHDLELLEIAGNPFDRHEFLKGDVTPVFFASALTNFGIENFLDAFVSLAPSPGPRLADRDDGSEVSVDPIETPFSAYVFKLQANMNPKHRDSTAFLRVCSGRFERDMVVKHHRLGKEVRLSRPHSLVAQDRTTVEEAYPGDIIGIINPGQFAIGDTISVTGGFNFKPLPQFQPEIFARIRPTDVGKRKTFDKGMLQMAQEGTVQILRSLNETESMVAAVGRLQFDVLQYRLRTEYKVETAMDVLSFTCSAWLEGDPTTFKPPSDSMVVKDQRDRVVVLFSDLRMKAFARNRNPDHVLRDMG; the protein is encoded by the coding sequence ATGCCCACCGATACTTCGCTTTCGCAGACGGAATTGGCCACAGCCACGGCGAAGCGCCGCACGTTCGCCATCATCAGCCACCCCGACGCGGGTAAGACGACGTTGACGGAAAAGCTGCTGCTCTATTCCGGCATGATCCGGACGGCCGGCATGGTACGAGGCCGCAAGGGCGGCAAGGCCACGTCGTCTGACTGGATGGGGATGGAGCAGGAGCGCGGCATTTCCATTACCGCCTCCGCGATGCAATTTCCCTATAAAGACGCCGTGGTAAACCTGCTCGATACGCCCGGACACCAAGACTTTTCCGAAGACACCTACCGGACATTGACCGCCGCGGACAGCGCGATCATGGTGATCGACGCGGCCAAGGGCGTCGAAGCCCAGACCCTCAAGCTGTTTGCCGTGTGCCGCCTGCGCCGGATTCCGGTGTTGACGCTGGTCAACAAGATGGACCTGCCGGGACGTCCCCCGCTCGATTTGATGACCGAGGTGGAGCAGGCCCTGAACATCCATGCGAGCGCGGTGAATTGGCCGATCGGGTCGGGACAGGATTTTGCCGGCATCGTCAATCGCGCGGATAGTCTCGTGCATCTGTTCAGCCGCACCGCCCACGGCGGAGCCACGAAAGTCGGCGTGGATACGGTGCCGTTCGAGGAATTCGTCCGGAGCGTTCGCGTGCACCCCGAGATTCTCGATCAGGTCCGGCACGATTTGGAATTGCTCGAGATCGCCGGGAACCCGTTCGACCGCCACGAGTTCCTGAAGGGCGACGTGACCCCGGTGTTTTTTGCGTCGGCCCTGACGAATTTCGGTATCGAGAATTTCTTGGATGCCTTCGTGTCGCTCGCTCCCAGTCCCGGTCCGCGGTTGGCCGATCGCGACGACGGCAGCGAGGTCTCGGTCGATCCGATCGAAACGCCGTTCAGCGCCTATGTGTTCAAACTGCAGGCGAACATGAATCCCAAGCATCGCGACAGCACCGCCTTCCTGCGCGTCTGCTCGGGACGGTTCGAGCGCGACATGGTGGTGAAGCATCACCGGCTCGGCAAGGAGGTGCGGCTCTCGAGGCCCCACAGTCTCGTGGCGCAGGACCGCACCACGGTGGAAGAAGCCTATCCGGGCGACATCATCGGGATCATCAATCCCGGCCAGTTCGCGATCGGCGATACGATCTCGGTCACCGGCGGGTTCAACTTCAAGCCGCTCCCGCAGTTTCAGCCTGAGATCTTCGCGCGCATCCGTCCCACCGACGTCGGTAAACGCAAGACCTTCGACAAGGGCATGCTGCAGATGGCGCAGGAGGGTACCGTCCAGATCCTGCGGAGCCTCAACGAAACCGAGTCGATGGTGGCGGCGGTCGGACGGCTTCAGTTCGACGTGCTGCAGTACCGGCTCCGGACCGAGTACAAGGTCGAAACCGCGATGGACGTGCTCTCGTTTACCTGCAGCGCCTGGCTGGAGGGGGACCCCACGACGTTCAAGCCGCCGTCGGACTCGATGGTGGTGAAGGACCAGCGCGACCGCGTCGTCGTGCTCTTTAGCGATCTGCGCATGAAGGCGTTTGCCCGCAACCGCAATCCCGATCATGTGCTGCGGGATATGGGGTAG
- the galE gene encoding UDP-glucose 4-epimerase GalE: MILVTGGAGYIGSHTCVELLQAGHAVTVFDNFSNSHPEALARVERITGMKVRLIRGDIRRREALVAALRESRATAVIHFAGLKAVGESVQQPLAYYDNNVVGTLRLLEAMRECGVKTLVFSSSATVYGEPQRLPLTEEHPLSATNPYGRTKLMIEEILRDLHGSDQSWRLAILRYFNPVGAHASGLIGEDPQGVPNNLLPFVAQVAVGRLERLNVWGGDYPTPDGTGVRDFIHVVDLALGHLKALDALGTLREPDTCLTVNLGTGKGYSVLDIVKAFEKASGKSVPYRIADRRPGDVASCYADPARAAARLHWRAERELDAMCADTWRWQSMNPQGYRGSAAS, from the coding sequence ATGATTTTGGTGACAGGCGGAGCCGGCTATATCGGGTCGCACACCTGCGTGGAATTGCTCCAGGCAGGACATGCGGTCACGGTATTCGACAATTTTTCCAACAGCCATCCCGAAGCCCTGGCCCGGGTTGAGCGGATTACCGGCATGAAGGTCCGGCTGATTCGCGGCGATATCCGCCGGCGAGAGGCGCTGGTCGCAGCCTTGCGCGAAAGTCGCGCGACCGCCGTCATTCACTTCGCGGGGCTGAAGGCGGTCGGGGAATCGGTTCAACAACCCCTGGCCTATTACGATAACAACGTCGTCGGCACGCTGCGGCTGCTGGAGGCAATGCGCGAGTGCGGCGTGAAGACGCTCGTGTTCAGCTCGTCCGCCACGGTCTACGGCGAACCGCAGCGCCTGCCGCTGACGGAAGAGCACCCGCTGTCTGCCACCAATCCCTATGGCCGGACCAAGCTGATGATTGAAGAGATTTTGCGCGACCTGCACGGCAGCGACCAGTCGTGGCGATTGGCGATCCTCCGCTACTTCAATCCGGTCGGCGCTCATGCCAGCGGGTTGATCGGCGAGGACCCGCAGGGCGTCCCGAACAATCTGTTGCCCTTCGTGGCGCAGGTCGCGGTCGGGCGGCTGGAACGGTTGAACGTGTGGGGCGGCGACTATCCGACACCGGATGGGACCGGCGTACGCGACTTCATCCATGTGGTCGACCTGGCCTTGGGCCATCTGAAGGCGCTCGATGCGCTCGGGACGTTGCGGGAGCCTGATACCTGCCTGACGGTGAACCTCGGCACAGGCAAGGGCTACAGCGTGCTGGACATCGTGAAGGCGTTCGAGAAGGCCAGCGGCAAGTCCGTACCGTATCGCATTGCCGATCGTCGTCCCGGTGATGTGGCCTCGTGTTACGCCGACCCGGCTCGGGCCGCCGCGCGATTGCACTGGCGGGCGGAGCGCGAACTCGATGCCATGTGTGCCGATACCTGGCGCTGGCAGAGCATGAACCCGCAAGGCTATCGAGGCTCGGCGGCCTCGTGA
- a CDS encoding VOC family protein — protein sequence MQKIATCLWFDDQAEEAAKFYVSLFKDGKLGAVTRYGEAGAQASGRPKGSVMTVAFEIAGQEYLALNGGPIFKFTEAMSLMVKCETQQEIDEMWASLSKGGEEGPCGWLKDKYGLSWQIIVPGWDEMIRDPDSARSERVMAAILSMGKPDLNAIRRAFDGR from the coding sequence ATGCAAAAGATTGCCACTTGTCTCTGGTTCGATGATCAAGCCGAAGAGGCGGCGAAGTTTTATGTCTCCCTGTTCAAGGACGGCAAGCTCGGCGCTGTGACCAGGTATGGAGAGGCCGGCGCGCAGGCGTCGGGCAGGCCGAAGGGGTCTGTGATGACCGTGGCGTTCGAAATCGCGGGGCAGGAATATCTCGCCCTCAACGGCGGCCCGATCTTCAAGTTCACCGAGGCGATGTCCTTGATGGTGAAATGCGAGACGCAGCAGGAGATCGACGAGATGTGGGCCTCGCTGTCTAAGGGTGGAGAAGAGGGCCCCTGCGGCTGGTTGAAGGATAAGTACGGTCTGTCATGGCAGATCATCGTTCCGGGCTGGGACGAGATGATTCGGGATCCGGACTCGGCTCGGTCCGAACGGGTGATGGCGGCCATCCTGTCCATGGGAAAGCCGGATTTGAACGCGATTCGACGGGCGTTCGACGGCCGTTAA
- a CDS encoding FAD-dependent oxidoreductase → MSNKLRVQCCIAGGGPAGMMLGLLLARAGVNVLVLEKHADFLRDFRGDTIHPSTLEILHELGLLEKFLALPHQKVPRITGRFGDLALTVADFSTLSTQCRYIAFIPQWDFLSFLAREAAGYPTFALKMQAEVTDLIIDGERVAGLRAMTAEGSLVVWADLVVGADGRHSIVRSKAGLSVEEFGAPMDVLWFRLSRKTGDPVDPVGRFDRGRIFILLNRGDYWQCGFVIPKGTRAQLEAKGMEAFRADVVRLAPYLYDRVGELREWEPIKLLTVQVDRLREWSRAGLLCIGDAAHAMSPVGGVGINLAIQDAVATANLLSDSLREDRLSPDELRLVQQRRSWPTRMTQRMQLAVQDRVIKRVLDDQAPLVPPLALTLLARFPWLQRIPARLIGLGFRPEHVRTSTVPPRKAPAL, encoded by the coding sequence ATGTCGAACAAGCTGAGGGTGCAATGTTGCATCGCGGGCGGCGGACCGGCCGGGATGATGCTCGGCCTGTTGTTGGCGAGGGCGGGCGTCAACGTGTTGGTGCTGGAAAAGCACGCCGATTTCCTGCGCGACTTTCGCGGCGACACGATTCACCCCTCCACGCTCGAAATCCTGCACGAGCTCGGGCTGCTCGAGAAATTTCTGGCCCTGCCGCATCAGAAGGTTCCGCGCATCACCGGCCGGTTCGGCGATCTTGCCCTGACGGTGGCGGACTTCTCCACCCTCTCCACGCAATGCCGCTACATCGCCTTTATTCCCCAGTGGGATTTTCTGTCGTTCCTGGCGAGGGAGGCGGCGGGGTATCCGACCTTTGCCTTGAAGATGCAGGCCGAGGTGACGGATCTGATCATCGATGGAGAACGGGTGGCGGGTCTGCGCGCGATGACTGCGGAAGGCTCGCTGGTGGTTTGGGCGGATCTGGTCGTGGGGGCCGACGGCCGGCATTCGATCGTGCGCAGTAAAGCCGGGCTTTCAGTAGAGGAATTCGGCGCGCCGATGGACGTGCTCTGGTTCAGGCTCTCGCGGAAGACCGGTGATCCCGTCGATCCCGTGGGCCGTTTCGATCGGGGGCGCATTTTTATCCTGCTGAATCGGGGCGACTATTGGCAATGCGGCTTCGTTATCCCCAAAGGCACCAGGGCGCAGTTGGAAGCCAAGGGCATGGAGGCGTTTCGCGCGGATGTCGTCCGGTTGGCGCCGTATCTCTACGACCGAGTGGGAGAGCTCCGGGAGTGGGAGCCGATCAAGTTGCTCACGGTGCAGGTCGATCGGCTGCGCGAATGGTCGCGCGCGGGGCTGCTCTGTATCGGCGATGCCGCCCATGCCATGTCGCCCGTCGGCGGGGTCGGCATCAACCTGGCGATTCAAGATGCGGTGGCGACGGCCAATCTCTTGTCGGATTCACTCAGGGAAGATCGTCTCTCGCCGGATGAGTTGCGTCTTGTGCAGCAACGCCGGAGCTGGCCCACGCGGATGACTCAACGGATGCAGCTTGCGGTTCAGGATCGGGTGATCAAACGGGTGCTCGATGACCAGGCGCCGCTGGTGCCGCCGTTGGCGCTCACGCTGCTGGCCCGGTTCCCGTGGCTTCAGCGTATTCCCGCAAGGCTGATCGGCCTGGGGTTTCGCCCCGAGCACGTCCGGACCTCCACCGTCCCGCCGAGAAAAGCTCCTGCCCTGTAA